The following are encoded together in the Oncorhynchus clarkii lewisi isolate Uvic-CL-2024 chromosome 25, UVic_Ocla_1.0, whole genome shotgun sequence genome:
- the LOC139383237 gene encoding zinc finger FYVE domain-containing protein 21-like isoform X2 encodes MSTVPDGKKLVRSPSGLRMVPENGAFNSPFSLDEPQWVPDKEHHCRRCGRCFCDKCCSKKVALPRMCFVDPVRQCGECSLVSQKEMEFYDKQLKVLMGGGSFIVTLGTSKTSETMMCRLSNNHRYIFFDGESHFEVELSRISSMQVLTEESTPEENDIHTYPSLLDSQYISEGGNSRASGMLLHYKPTGSQDPQQLRMEAADDKKTASSWLAAMHKAAKLLYEARDR; translated from the exons ATGTCTACAGTGCCTGATGGCAAGAAATTGGTCCGAAGCCCAAGTGGACTTCGAATGGTCCCGGAGAATGGAGCGTTTAACAGCCCTTTTTCGTTAGATGAACCCCAGTGGGTCCCGGACAAAGAG CACCACTGTCGGCGGTGTGGCCGGTGTTTCTGTGATAAGTGCTGCAGTAAGAAGGTGGCTCTGCCCAGGATGTGCTTCGTCGACCCAGTCCGGCAGTGTGGTGAGTGCAGCCTGGTCTCCCAGAAGGAAATGGAGTTCTACGACAAACAGCTCAAAGTGCTTATGGGAG GTGGTTCTTTTATTGTCACTTTGGGCACCTCAAAGACGTCTGAGACCATGATGTGTCGTCTCTCCAACAACCACAG GTATATTTTCTTTGATGGGGAGAGCCATTTTGAGGTGGAACTGTCTCGGATCTCCAGTATGCAGGTGTTGACGGAGGAGTCCACTCCTGAAG AGAATGACATTCACACTTACCCAAGTCTGCTGGACAGTCAGTATATCTCTGAAG GGGGAAACTCCAGAGCCAGTGGCATGTTGCTCCACTACAAACCCACTGGCTCTCAGGACCCTCAGCAGTTACGCATGGAGGCAGCAGATGACAAGAAGACTGCCTCCTCATGGCTGGCTGCCATGCACAAG GCTGCCAAACTGCTGTATGAAGCTCGGGACCGGTGA
- the LOC139383237 gene encoding zinc finger FYVE domain-containing protein 21-like isoform X1, which produces MSTVPDGKKLVRSPSGLRMVPENGAFNSPFSLDEPQWVPDKECPSCMQCDKKYDFLTRKHHCRRCGRCFCDKCCSKKVALPRMCFVDPVRQCGECSLVSQKEMEFYDKQLKVLMGGGSFIVTLGTSKTSETMMCRLSNNHRYIFFDGESHFEVELSRISSMQVLTEESTPEENDIHTYPSLLDSQYISEGGNSRASGMLLHYKPTGSQDPQQLRMEAADDKKTASSWLAAMHKAAKLLYEARDR; this is translated from the exons ATGTCTACAGTGCCTGATGGCAAGAAATTGGTCCGAAGCCCAAGTGGACTTCGAATGGTCCCGGAGAATGGAGCGTTTAACAGCCCTTTTTCGTTAGATGAACCCCAGTGGGTCCCGGACAAAGAG TGCCCAAGCTGTATGCAGTGTGACAAAAAATATGACTTCCTTACAAGAAAG CACCACTGTCGGCGGTGTGGCCGGTGTTTCTGTGATAAGTGCTGCAGTAAGAAGGTGGCTCTGCCCAGGATGTGCTTCGTCGACCCAGTCCGGCAGTGTGGTGAGTGCAGCCTGGTCTCCCAGAAGGAAATGGAGTTCTACGACAAACAGCTCAAAGTGCTTATGGGAG GTGGTTCTTTTATTGTCACTTTGGGCACCTCAAAGACGTCTGAGACCATGATGTGTCGTCTCTCCAACAACCACAG GTATATTTTCTTTGATGGGGAGAGCCATTTTGAGGTGGAACTGTCTCGGATCTCCAGTATGCAGGTGTTGACGGAGGAGTCCACTCCTGAAG AGAATGACATTCACACTTACCCAAGTCTGCTGGACAGTCAGTATATCTCTGAAG GGGGAAACTCCAGAGCCAGTGGCATGTTGCTCCACTACAAACCCACTGGCTCTCAGGACCCTCAGCAGTTACGCATGGAGGCAGCAGATGACAAGAAGACTGCCTCCTCATGGCTGGCTGCCATGCACAAG GCTGCCAAACTGCTGTATGAAGCTCGGGACCGGTGA
- the LOC139383237 gene encoding zinc finger FYVE domain-containing protein 21-like isoform X4, with protein sequence MSTVPDGKKLVRSPSGLRMVPENGAFNSPFSLDEPQWVPDKEHHCRRCGRCFCDKCCSKKVALPRMCFVDPVRQCGECSLVSQKEMEFYDKQLKVLMGGGSFIVTLGTSKTSETMMCRLSNNHRYIFFDGESHFEVELSRISSMQVLTEESTPEGGNSRASGMLLHYKPTGSQDPQQLRMEAADDKKTASSWLAAMHKAAKLLYEARDR encoded by the exons ATGTCTACAGTGCCTGATGGCAAGAAATTGGTCCGAAGCCCAAGTGGACTTCGAATGGTCCCGGAGAATGGAGCGTTTAACAGCCCTTTTTCGTTAGATGAACCCCAGTGGGTCCCGGACAAAGAG CACCACTGTCGGCGGTGTGGCCGGTGTTTCTGTGATAAGTGCTGCAGTAAGAAGGTGGCTCTGCCCAGGATGTGCTTCGTCGACCCAGTCCGGCAGTGTGGTGAGTGCAGCCTGGTCTCCCAGAAGGAAATGGAGTTCTACGACAAACAGCTCAAAGTGCTTATGGGAG GTGGTTCTTTTATTGTCACTTTGGGCACCTCAAAGACGTCTGAGACCATGATGTGTCGTCTCTCCAACAACCACAG GTATATTTTCTTTGATGGGGAGAGCCATTTTGAGGTGGAACTGTCTCGGATCTCCAGTATGCAGGTGTTGACGGAGGAGTCCACTCCTGAAG GGGGAAACTCCAGAGCCAGTGGCATGTTGCTCCACTACAAACCCACTGGCTCTCAGGACCCTCAGCAGTTACGCATGGAGGCAGCAGATGACAAGAAGACTGCCTCCTCATGGCTGGCTGCCATGCACAAG GCTGCCAAACTGCTGTATGAAGCTCGGGACCGGTGA
- the LOC139383237 gene encoding zinc finger FYVE domain-containing protein 21-like isoform X3 → MSTVPDGKKLVRSPSGLRMVPENGAFNSPFSLDEPQWVPDKECPSCMQCDKKYDFLTRKHHCRRCGRCFCDKCCSKKVALPRMCFVDPVRQCGECSLVSQKEMEFYDKQLKVLMGGGSFIVTLGTSKTSETMMCRLSNNHRYIFFDGESHFEVELSRISSMQVLTEESTPEGGNSRASGMLLHYKPTGSQDPQQLRMEAADDKKTASSWLAAMHKAAKLLYEARDR, encoded by the exons ATGTCTACAGTGCCTGATGGCAAGAAATTGGTCCGAAGCCCAAGTGGACTTCGAATGGTCCCGGAGAATGGAGCGTTTAACAGCCCTTTTTCGTTAGATGAACCCCAGTGGGTCCCGGACAAAGAG TGCCCAAGCTGTATGCAGTGTGACAAAAAATATGACTTCCTTACAAGAAAG CACCACTGTCGGCGGTGTGGCCGGTGTTTCTGTGATAAGTGCTGCAGTAAGAAGGTGGCTCTGCCCAGGATGTGCTTCGTCGACCCAGTCCGGCAGTGTGGTGAGTGCAGCCTGGTCTCCCAGAAGGAAATGGAGTTCTACGACAAACAGCTCAAAGTGCTTATGGGAG GTGGTTCTTTTATTGTCACTTTGGGCACCTCAAAGACGTCTGAGACCATGATGTGTCGTCTCTCCAACAACCACAG GTATATTTTCTTTGATGGGGAGAGCCATTTTGAGGTGGAACTGTCTCGGATCTCCAGTATGCAGGTGTTGACGGAGGAGTCCACTCCTGAAG GGGGAAACTCCAGAGCCAGTGGCATGTTGCTCCACTACAAACCCACTGGCTCTCAGGACCCTCAGCAGTTACGCATGGAGGCAGCAGATGACAAGAAGACTGCCTCCTCATGGCTGGCTGCCATGCACAAG GCTGCCAAACTGCTGTATGAAGCTCGGGACCGGTGA